A genomic segment from Bradyrhizobium diazoefficiens USDA 110 encodes:
- a CDS encoding sensor histidine kinase translates to MEKLIDEFRKGWQGAAPPSLGLSIAFAVACLLVATLARWGLAQVRPDVYFTPYFPAVFFAAAFGGFRIGIVTAIVGGVLGVVVNFSDALADRARFALLALYWAVSALTIWGVEHYRTMLAEQRRISKRLIEEEDYRKLLVDELQHRLKNKLSTVHAVIHQVLHDQPQVWARVDPRLRSLAATDDLISRIDKAGCDIRDLLISELGPYGHVRFTLNGDRLFLPAKLAVTLSLMFHELATNAGKYGAFSAPRGLLQVSWTVSDDRLTITWDETEGPTVDKVSEPGFGTKLLKSALSAFDGRTEISYLKTGLHCIMQCRIPQGESR, encoded by the coding sequence CTTTGCGGTGGCCTGCCTGCTCGTTGCGACGCTGGCGCGCTGGGGCCTCGCGCAAGTGCGGCCCGACGTCTACTTCACCCCGTACTTTCCGGCCGTGTTCTTTGCCGCCGCGTTCGGAGGCTTCCGGATCGGCATCGTGACGGCGATCGTCGGCGGCGTGCTCGGCGTCGTCGTGAATTTCAGCGATGCGCTTGCCGATCGCGCGCGTTTTGCCCTGCTGGCGCTCTACTGGGCCGTGAGCGCGCTGACCATCTGGGGCGTCGAGCACTACCGCACCATGCTGGCGGAGCAGCGCCGGATCTCCAAGCGCCTGATCGAGGAAGAAGACTATCGCAAGCTGCTGGTCGACGAGCTCCAGCACCGGCTGAAGAACAAGCTCTCGACAGTGCACGCCGTGATTCACCAGGTGCTGCATGACCAGCCGCAGGTCTGGGCCCGGGTCGATCCGCGGCTGCGATCGCTGGCCGCAACCGACGATCTGATCTCGCGGATCGACAAGGCCGGCTGCGACATCCGCGATCTCCTGATCTCGGAGCTCGGCCCCTACGGCCACGTCCGCTTCACCCTCAACGGCGACCGGCTGTTCCTGCCGGCGAAGCTCGCGGTCACGCTGTCATTGATGTTTCACGAGCTCGCTACCAATGCAGGCAAATACGGCGCATTCTCTGCGCCGCGCGGTCTGCTGCAGGTGTCGTGGACCGTCAGCGACGATCGCCTGACCATCACCTGGGACGAGACCGAGGGGCCAACCGTGGACAAGGTGTCCGAGCCTGGCTTCGGCACCAAGCTGCTGAAATCGGCGCTTTCCGCCTTCGATGGCAGGACCGAGATCTCGTATCTGAAGACCGGGCTGCATTGCATCATGCAATGCCGCATCCCCCAAGGCGAAAGCCGCTAA